The following nucleotide sequence is from Kiritimatiella glycovorans.
GCCTTCGGCCAGTGCGACGCGCTGCTGACGCCGTGCACGCCCACCCCGCCCTACCGGATCGGGGAGAAGACGGACGATCCGCTCGCCATGTATCTCGACGACGTGCTGACCACGCCGGCCTCGCTGGCAGGCATCTGCGGACTCTCGGTCCCGTGCGGATTCACGGACGCCGGCCTGCCGGTCGGACTGCAGATCCTGGGACCGCAGCTCGGCGAGGAGACGGTCCTCCGGGTCGGGCATGCCTACGAGCAGAGCACGGAATGGCACACCCGCCGGCCGCCCGGATTCGGCGGGACGGACGCTGCGGGAGGTGCCGCATGAACTACGAGGCGGTCATCGGACTCGAGGTGCACGTCCAGCTCAGGACCCGGACCAAGATCTTCTGCGGCTGCCGGGTGCACGACGAGGAGGCCGCGCCGAACACGCACGTCTGCCCCGTCTGCCTCGGCTACCCCGGCGCGCTGCCGGTGCTCAACGCGCGCGCCGTGGAACTCTGCTGCCGCGCCGGGCTGATGCTCGACTGCACCCTCAACCGCATCAGCAAGTGGGACCGGAAGAACTACTTCTATCCCGACATGCCCAAGAACTACCAGATCTCGCAGTACGACCTGCCGCTCTGCCTCGGCGGGCGCGTGGAGGCGGAGGTCGGCGGCGAACACCGCAGTTTCCCGCTCACGCGCATCCACCTCGAGGAGGACGTCGCCAAGAACACCCACGTCGGGACGGCCAGCCTGATCGATTTCAACCGCGCGGGGACCCCGCTGATGGAGATCGTCAGCGAACCCTGCATGCAGACGCCGGACGATGCGATGGCCTTTCTGACCGGGCTGAAGCAGATTCTCCAGTACGGGGGGATCAGCGACTGCGACCTCGAGAAGGGCAACATGCGCTGCGACATCAATGTCAGCGTCCGCCCGCAGGGCGAGACGAAACTGGGCATCAAGGCCGAGATCAAGAACATGAACACGTTCAAGGGCGTCCATAACGCCCTCGAATACGAGATCCGCCGCCAGATCGACGAACTCGGACGCGGGCTCACACTCCGGCAGGAGACGCGGCGCTGGGACCCGGACAGCGCGACCACTTCGGCGATGCGCACCAAGGAGGAAGCCCACGACTACCGCTACTTCCCCGAGCCCGACCTGCTGCCGGTGCAACTCAGCGAAGAGGGTATCGAGGCCTGGCGCGCGGACCTCCCCGAGCTTCCCGCCCACCGCAGGGAACGCTACGTCTCCGAGCTGGGGCTGCCCGAATACGACGCCGGGGTGCTGGCGGCGGACAAGGCCGTGGCGGATTTCTTCGACGCGGCACTGGAGGCGGGGGCCGCGCCGAAGGCGGCCTCGAACTGGCTCATGGGCGAGATGCTCCGCCTGCTCTCCGAAGAGGACCGGACGATCGGCGACGCGTCGGTCACCCCGGAACACCTCGCCGAACTGATCCGGATGATCGACGAAAAGACGATCAGCCACAGCGCGGCCAAAGAGGTCTTCGAGACTCTCTTCCGCGAGGGCGGCGATCCGCGCGCGATCGTCGAGGAACGCGGCATGGCGCAGGTCAGCGAGGATTCGGCCCTCGAACCGTGGGCCGATCAGGTCATCGCCGAAAACCCCGGCCCGGCCGAAGACTACCGCAACGGCAAGGAGGCCTCGATTAACTTCCTCATGGGCCAGGTCATGAAACTCAGCCGGGGCAAGGCCAACCCGCCCGCCGTGATCGAGATCCTGAAAAAGAAGCTCGGCGGCTGATCCGACGCTCCCGGTCTGGGAAACGCGGGAAACGGGATGCGGAAGATCGCAAGGGGATTCACCATGAAGGCCATGAAGGGGTGAACATAATTCGTACTCTTACTCGTACTCGTACGCGTACTCGGAGCGCCGAAGGCGCGATCCCACTCCCTTTGTTCAAGGAACTCGAGTACGAATTATGTTCTCTCTGAATACCGATTTCGAGTTCCCATCCGTGTCCTCGGTGTAATCCGTGGTCGAAAACACAGGAAAGGTCTCTCGCCAAGGCGCAGAGATCGCAAAGATGAATGAGAAGAGCACAGGCAAAGAGATCGTGCGTTCTCTCTTGCGCTCGTAGTAGGCCCGCAGGTCCGCGCCGCGGGGCCAGGGCCGTTATCTTCACGCGCCTGGCCCTTCGGGCGCGTGCGGCGCTACTACGAACGTTTGTCGTCTCCCCTCCCGCCTCTTCCCCGAACGGCTCCACCACAATAATCGGCGAATTTTCGTGGTTCAACATTTCGGGCGATGGCCCCATGAGCAACGGAGAATGGCTCTACGGTACAGAACACCGCCGACTGTGCCTTGTCATCGAACGACAAGAGGAGAGATCGCGCTCACAGAACGGGCCGCTTACGCCCGGGCGAGTTCCATCAGCAGGCGGCAGCCCGCGAGGTATTCGTCGAGGTCCGCGTATTCGTCGGTGGTGTGGATGGCGTGGGCGCCGGCGCCGAGGGTCACGGTCGGGATGCCGCGCTGATTAAAGAAGCTCGCGTCGAGCCCGCCGTCCATGATCACGGTCTCGGGGGTCAGGCCCGTAGCGTCGGCCGCGCGCTGCGCCTCGCGGACGACGGGCGCGGATTTATTCAGGCGGAAGGCCTCGTAGTCGTCCTCGAACTCAAACGACACACTTCCGCACTGCCCTTCGTGGTTCCTCACGCTCACGGCGGCGCGCTCGAACGCCGTGCGCCACGCCGAGGTGATCCGCGCCAGGAACTTCCTGCTGTGGCTCCGGCACTCGCCGGTCACGGTCATGTGGTCCATCACCTGGTTGTTCGCCATCCCGCCGTTCATCTTGCCCACGTTGGCGGTGCCGCGGCCGCCGCTCTTCCCGATGGCGCCGAACCAGCCGCGTTCGGCCAGGTCGGCCACCGCGCGCGACGCGATCAGTCCGGCGGATATTCCCTGTTCGGGATGCACTCCGGCGTGTGAGGACCGCCCGCGTATCTCCGCGGTCCAGCGCGTCGCACCGATCGCGCCGACGATCAGTTTGGCCGGGTCGCCGCCGTCGAGATTAAATCCCATCGACGGATGGCCGAGGTCTTTCTTCGTCACGTACCGCGCTCCGCAGAGCCCCACTTCCTCCGCGACGGTGAAAAGCAGCGTGAGCGGGCGGCGCGGGATACCGTGCCCGAGCAGGTGCTGCGCCGCCGTGACGATCGCCGCGACCGCCGTCCGGTTGTCGGCGCCGAGGCCGGTCTCGCCCTTCGATTCGATCCTCCCGCCCCGGCGCACCGGTTCCGCTCCGCGGCACAGCGGTACGGTGTCCATGTGCCCGGAGAACATCACCCGCGGGAGGCCCCTCTTTCCGGGAAGGCGGACGATGAGATTGCCGCATTCAAAGCCGGCGCCGGCCTTGCGGTGGGCGCTGTCGTGCGCGATCCATTCCGGCCGGCACCCGGCCTCGACCAGAAGATTCGCGACCTTCTCCGCCACCCGGGTCTCGCGTCCGCTCAATCCCTCGACCGCAAGGAGGCTGAGCAGGTTATCGACCGCGCGCCGTTCATCGATCGCCGGCGCCGTCATTCCCCTTCTCCGGCCGAAGACATCATCTTTGTGAACGGGTCGCTCGCCCCGATCTTCTCGCGGATCATCGCCACGACCTGTTCCGGGTTCTGGTCTCCGAAGATGCGGCGGGCATACTTCTCGCAGTAGTCGCAGCGGGTACAGTCGCGCGGGCAGAAATCGTCGCTGCGGGTAAACGGCTTCAGGAATCCGTCGAGGGCGCGGTTATCGACCTTGAAGGGAAAGAACTCGCGCGGGGAAAAGAGGAACATCAGGTCGGTGAGGTCTCCGTCGTAGCGCTCGTTGAAGTAGCACTCCACCGCGCGCACGGGATCGCCGTTCAGCACGCTCTGCCGCCCCTGGATCTTGAAGTGCTCGATCCCGGCGTCGGTGTAGTAATGGAGATCCTCCGGTCTGATCCAGGAGGCCTTGAAGTAGTTGGACAGATCGTCGAACAGCCGTTTCATGCAGCGGCCCGTGAAGTAATTGCAGCTCACCGGATTCGCGCGGTCCACGGAGTCGCCGGAGATCTGGTTGTAGTGAAAGGGTCTGAAATGACAGTCCTGCAGGCAGATCGAGTTGACGATGATCTCCACCGGCCCGTGGAAGGTCTCTTTAATATGGCGCAGCCGGCTGAATTCACGGGTGATGCTCTCGTCGACCGTCAGGCGGCTCACCCCCAGCTTCTTGAACATCATGGCCTTGTTGGGGTTCGTGATCTGGGCGATGACGGAGGCCTTGATCTCGAACTCATAACCGCTGCGCAGGACCACCTCCATCAGCGAGGGCATGGCGATGATCAGGCAGCGGATGCCGGCGTCGTGGAGCTTACCGAGGAAGCGGCGGATCTCCGCCACGCCCTCCGGCGTAAACTCGCGGTTCTGCATGTACGGGGCGTTGATCGTGTACGCGAACTCGATGCCTTTGGAGCGTGAATAGGCGGCGTAGTCGGCCAGCGTCTCGAGATCGACTTCGGGCAGCTTGTCGAGGTCGCGTCCCGAGCCGAAACAATTCTCGACGGTGACGTTGCCGTAGGTCTCGACCACGGCGCATTCGGGGTACTGCTCGTTGAGACGCGCGTAGGCATCGATCGTCTCTTTCCTGAAGTCCGCGGGCATACAGAAATGTTTCATGGCCATCCTGGTTCTCCTCCCTGTCCCGGCAGCCCGGCGCGGGGCTGCCCTGTTCATCCATAAATCATGCCGGAGCGCCGATCCGCAGAAAATCCCTCAGGGCGCGGTAGTCCCGGGTCATGATGCCTTTCACGATCCGCATGGCCGTCTCCTCCGGCGGGCGACCGGCGCGGTCGGCCAGGAGCCTATAATAGTCGGGCACGCGTGGAATGCCGAGGTCCTCGCGCACCCGCCGGGCGAATTCCTCCTGCACCGCGGCGATGTCCCCGAATTCGACCTCCTCCGCCGGGCGGCCCATCATGGCGTAC
It contains:
- the gatB gene encoding Asp-tRNA(Asn)/Glu-tRNA(Gln) amidotransferase subunit GatB, whose translation is MNYEAVIGLEVHVQLRTRTKIFCGCRVHDEEAAPNTHVCPVCLGYPGALPVLNARAVELCCRAGLMLDCTLNRISKWDRKNYFYPDMPKNYQISQYDLPLCLGGRVEAEVGGEHRSFPLTRIHLEEDVAKNTHVGTASLIDFNRAGTPLMEIVSEPCMQTPDDAMAFLTGLKQILQYGGISDCDLEKGNMRCDINVSVRPQGETKLGIKAEIKNMNTFKGVHNALEYEIRRQIDELGRGLTLRQETRRWDPDSATTSAMRTKEEAHDYRYFPEPDLLPVQLSEEGIEAWRADLPELPAHRRERYVSELGLPEYDAGVLAADKAVADFFDAALEAGAAPKAASNWLMGEMLRLLSEEDRTIGDASVTPEHLAELIRMIDEKTISHSAAKEVFETLFREGGDPRAIVEERGMAQVSEDSALEPWADQVIAENPGPAEDYRNGKEASINFLMGQVMKLSRGKANPPAVIEILKKKLGG
- a CDS encoding M20/M25/M40 family metallo-hydrolase, producing the protein MTAPAIDERRAVDNLLSLLAVEGLSGRETRVAEKVANLLVEAGCRPEWIAHDSAHRKAGAGFECGNLIVRLPGKRGLPRVMFSGHMDTVPLCRGAEPVRRGGRIESKGETGLGADNRTAVAAIVTAAQHLLGHGIPRRPLTLLFTVAEEVGLCGARYVTKKDLGHPSMGFNLDGGDPAKLIVGAIGATRWTAEIRGRSSHAGVHPEQGISAGLIASRAVADLAERGWFGAIGKSGGRGTANVGKMNGGMANNQVMDHMTVTGECRSHSRKFLARITSAWRTAFERAAVSVRNHEGQCGSVSFEFEDDYEAFRLNKSAPVVREAQRAADATGLTPETVIMDGGLDASFFNQRGIPTVTLGAGAHAIHTTDEYADLDEYLAGCRLLMELARA
- a CDS encoding U32 family peptidase, whose protein sequence is MAMKHFCMPADFRKETIDAYARLNEQYPECAVVETYGNVTVENCFGSGRDLDKLPEVDLETLADYAAYSRSKGIEFAYTINAPYMQNREFTPEGVAEIRRFLGKLHDAGIRCLIIAMPSLMEVVLRSGYEFEIKASVIAQITNPNKAMMFKKLGVSRLTVDESITREFSRLRHIKETFHGPVEIIVNSICLQDCHFRPFHYNQISGDSVDRANPVSCNYFTGRCMKRLFDDLSNYFKASWIRPEDLHYYTDAGIEHFKIQGRQSVLNGDPVRAVECYFNERYDGDLTDLMFLFSPREFFPFKVDNRALDGFLKPFTRSDDFCPRDCTRCDYCEKYARRIFGDQNPEQVVAMIREKIGASDPFTKMMSSAGEGE